One genomic window of Arvicola amphibius chromosome 4, mArvAmp1.2, whole genome shotgun sequence includes the following:
- the LOC119811985 gene encoding CDKN2A-interacting protein isoform X2 produces MAQDVAEYLSQNPRVAAWAETLRCEGETDKHWRHRREFLLRNAGDLVPSTPGEAAADAESGSRRRQLQQLVSFSMAWANHVFLGCRYPQKVMDKILSMAEGIKVTDAPIHTTRDELVAKKG; encoded by the exons ATGGCGCAGGACGTGGCCGAGTACCTGAGCCAGAACCCGCGAGTAGCCGCCTGGGCGGAGACGCTGCGCTGCGAGGGCGAGACGGACAAACACTGGCGCCACCGCCGGGAGTTCCTGCTCCGCAATGCCGGAGACCTGGTCCCCTCGACGCCCGGGGAAGCCGCGGCCGACGCGGAGAGCGGAAGCCGCCGTCGGCAGCTCCAGCAGCTCGTCTCCTTCTCCATGGCCTGGGCAAACCATGTCTTCCTGGGGTGCCG gtACCCTCAAAAAGTTATGGATAAAATTCTTAGTATGGCTGAAGGCATCAAAGTGACAGATGCTCCAATCCATACCACACGAGACGAACTGGTTGCCAAG aagGGATAG
- the LOC119811985 gene encoding CDKN2A-interacting protein isoform X1 — protein MAQDVAEYLSQNPRVAAWAETLRCEGETDKHWRHRREFLLRNAGDLVPSTPGEAAADAESGSRRRQLQQLVSFSMAWANHVFLGCRYPQKVMDKILSMAEGIKVTDAPIHTTRDELVAKVKKRGISSSNEGIEEPSKKRVIEGKNNSSVERDHGKKSAKTDRSSAHQENSSASTGSSTKSESSGASARSSSGVSNQNSSTSEGDRSVCSQSSSNSSQVTTAGAGKASDPEAADKHGSASFVSSLLKSSMNSHVGQSTDSRQQSGSPKKSALEGSSVSASQSSSEIEVPLLGSSGSSEVELPLLSSKSSSETASSGLTSKSSEASVSPTVSKNSSSSGTSLLTPKSSSASSSLLTSKGSSQVAASLLASKSSSQSSGSMASKSTSLASVSQLASKSSSQSSTSQLPSKSASQSSESAVKFTCRKLTSEDVKQKQPFFNRLYKTVAWKLVAVGGFSPSVNHGELLNAAIEALKATLDVFFVPLKELADLPQNKSSQESIVCELRCKSVYLGTGCGKSKENAKAVASREALKLFLKKKVVVKICKRKYRGSEVEDLVLLDEESRPVNLPPALKHPQELL, from the exons ATGGCGCAGGACGTGGCCGAGTACCTGAGCCAGAACCCGCGAGTAGCCGCCTGGGCGGAGACGCTGCGCTGCGAGGGCGAGACGGACAAACACTGGCGCCACCGCCGGGAGTTCCTGCTCCGCAATGCCGGAGACCTGGTCCCCTCGACGCCCGGGGAAGCCGCGGCCGACGCGGAGAGCGGAAGCCGCCGTCGGCAGCTCCAGCAGCTCGTCTCCTTCTCCATGGCCTGGGCAAACCATGTCTTCCTGGGGTGCCG gtACCCTCAAAAAGTTATGGATAAAATTCTTAGTATGGCTGAAGGCATCAAAGTGACAGATGCTCCAATCCATACCACACGAGACGAACTGGTTGCCAAGGTGAAGAAAAGAGGGATATCGAGTAGCAATG aagGGATAGAAGAACCATCCAAAAAACGAGtcatagaaggaaaaaacaatTCTTCTGTTGAGCGAGATCATGGAAAGAAATCTGCTAAAACAGATCGTTCATCAGCTCATCAGGAAAACAGTTCGGCATCCACAGGGTCGTCCACCAAGTCAGAGAGTAGTGGGGCGTCAGCTCGGAGCAGCTCTGGTGTCTCTAATCAGAATAGCTCCACAAGTGAAGGAGATAGATCTGTTTGCAGCCAAAGCAGCAGCAATTCCTCTCAGGTAACAACAGCAGGGGCTGGAAAAGCTTCTGACCCAGAAGCTGCAGATAAACATGGCTCAGCATCATTTGTTTCTTCGTTGTTGAAATCCAGTATGAATAGTCATGTGGGCCAATCCACTGATTCCAGACAGCAGAGCGGATCACCTAAAAAGAGTGCTTTGGAAGGCTCTTCCGTCTCGGCTTCTCAGAGCAGCTCAGAGATTGAGGTGCCCTTGTTGGGTTCCTCTGGAAGTTCAGAAGTAGAGTTGCCATTACTGTCTTCTAAGTCTAGTTCAGAGACAGCCTCAAGTGGGTTAACATCCAAAAGTTCAGAGGCAAGTGTTTCACCTACAGTTTCTAAAAACAGTTCCTCGTCAGGCACCTCTCTACTAACCCCCAAGAGCAGTTCAGCCAGTTCCTCACTGCTGACCTCCAAAGGCTCTTCTCAGGTAGCTGCTTCACTGTTAGCGTCCAAAAGCAGCTCCCAGAGCAGCGGCTCTATGGCTTCCAAAAGCACTTCCTTAGCAAGCGTGTCTCAGCTAGCTTCTAAGAGTAGCTCTCAGAGTAGCACTTCACAGTTGCCTTCTAAAAGTGCCTCGCAGTCCAGTGAGAGCGCAGTCAAATTCACTTGTCGGAAGTTAACCAGTGAAGATGTAAAGCAGAAGCAGCCTTTCTTCAATAGACTGTATAAGACAGTGGCGTGGAAGTTGGTAGCTGTCGGTGGCTTTAGCCCCAGTGTGAATCATGGAGAGTTGCTAAATGCAGCTATTGAAGCTCTGAAAGCAACACTGGATGTGTTCTTTGTCCCATTGAAAGAACTGGCAGATCTGCCTCAAAATAAGAGCTCTCAAGAAAGTATTGTTTGTGAGTTGAGGTGTAAGTCAGTGTATTTGGGCACTGGCTgtggaaaaagcaaagaaaatgcaaAGGCAGTTGCATCGAGAGAAGCACTGAAGTTATTTCTCAAGAAGAAAGTGGTGGTGAAGATCTGTAAAAGGAAGTACAGGGGCAGTGAGGTAGAAGACCTGGTCCTCCTCGATGAAGAGTCGAGACCTGTGAACCTGCCGCCCGCACTGAAGCATCCTCAAGAGTTACTGTAA